Proteins co-encoded in one Juglans regia cultivar Chandler chromosome 16, Walnut 2.0, whole genome shotgun sequence genomic window:
- the LOC108989845 gene encoding protein SHORT HYPOCOTYL IN WHITE LIGHT 1 has protein sequence MAAGAAATLSPLIDLTTLHSSFSPSANFSFPHQTLYLHHRTPRIKPIISICHSKLNSSIGPEADEIDEAFFEIDDVAEEESDEEDTESSLDLLVRFLQSMLKKVSKRAKKASRSVLPAIIPPQLVSFAVDGILLLGSLSIVKALLEVVCNLGSTVFAVILLLRVIWAIVFYFQSSESSFNQGGSSFGATQPVT, from the exons ATGGCGGCGGGAGCAGCAGCAACGTTATCCCCATTGATTGACCTCACGACCCTCCACTCCTCGTTCTCACCTTCTGCAAATTTCTCATTCCCTCACCAAACTCTTTATCTACACCACCGCACCCCTCGCATAAAGCCCATAATCAGCATTTGTCACAgcaag TTGAACAGTTCAATCGGCCCAGAAGCAGATGAGATTGATGAAGCTTTCTTCGAAATCGATGATGTGGCCGAGGAGGAGAGCGACGAGGAAGATACAGAGAGCAGCCTTGATTTGTTAGTCAGGTTCTTGCAAAGCATGTTGAAAAAGGTCTCCAAGCGTGCCAAGAAGGCCTCCCGCTCCGTTTTGCCAGCCATAATACCTCCCCAGCTG GTATCTTTTGCAGTTGATGGCATTCTGCTCTTGGGTTCACTATCTATTGTGAAAGCACTTCTTGAG GTGGTCTGCAACCTTGGAAGCACTGTGTTTGCAGTGATCTTGCTCCTGCGTGTTATATGggcaattgttttttatttccaaTCAAGTGAGAGCAGCTTTAACCAGGGTGGAAGTTCCTTTGGAGCAACACAGCCTGTTACATAA
- the LOC108989775 gene encoding transcription factor bHLH79-like isoform X2 produces MDPSALIDEGSFSNANAASQNLMEIWQFPATGAGEFGGGLGLRRMQFGDVLGENRDASANDPMSLDRVPNHGGARKRRDFENDSAKGVSTSNDNVANDCGGKRLKRRSGSGDENPDSKAEAEPSSGKRVEQNTRPQSEPPKQDYIHVRARRGQATDSHSLAERARREKIGERMTILQDLVPGCNKVIGKALVLDEIINYVQSLQHQVEFLSMKLEVVNSRRNPSIEVFPSQNATPGYTDRYS; encoded by the exons ATGGATCCGTCGGCGCTGATTGACGAGGGATCTTTTTCGAACGCCAATGCTGCATCTCAAAACCTTATGGAGATCTGGCAGTTCCCAGCGACTGGCGCGGGGGAATTCGGGGGTGGGTTGGGGCTGAGGAGGATGCAGTTCGGGGATGTTTTGGGTGAGAATCGGGACGCTTCAGCCAATGATCCAATGAGTTTGGACCGGGTACCGAATCATGGCGGTGCGAGGAAGCGGCGTGATTTTGAGAACGATTCCGCCAAGGGCGTCTCCACCAGCAATGACAATGTCGCG AATGATTGCGGCGGAAAGCGGCTCAAAAGAAGATCAGGAAGTGGGGACGAGAATCCCGATTCAAAAGCTGAAGCAGAACCCAGTTCAGGCAAGCGTGTGGAACAGAATACTCGACCACAGTCAGAGCCGCCCAAGCAAGATTATATCCACGTACGAGCGAGAAGGGGCCAAGCTACCGATAGCCACAGTCTAGCAGAAAGA GCTAGAAGGGAAAAGATAGGCGAGAGGATGACAATTCTACAGGATCTGGTCCCTGGTTGTAACAAG GTTATTGGCAAGGCACTGGTCCTTGATGAGATAATCAACTATGTCCAGTCCCTACAGCATCAGGTTGAG TTCTTGTCAATGAAGCTTGAAGTGGTGAACTCAAGAAGGAACCCCAGTATTGAAGTGTTTCCTTCTCAAAATGCAACTCCAGGCTATACGGATAGATATTCATGA
- the LOC108989775 gene encoding transcription factor bHLH79-like isoform X1: MDPSALIDEGSFSNANAASQNLMEIWQFPATGAGEFGGGLGLRRMQFGDVLGENRDASANDPMSLDRVPNHGGARKRRDFENDSAKGVSTSNDNVAIVQNDCGGKRLKRRSGSGDENPDSKAEAEPSSGKRVEQNTRPQSEPPKQDYIHVRARRGQATDSHSLAERARREKIGERMTILQDLVPGCNKVIGKALVLDEIINYVQSLQHQVEFLSMKLEVVNSRRNPSIEVFPSQNATPGYTDRYS; this comes from the exons ATGGATCCGTCGGCGCTGATTGACGAGGGATCTTTTTCGAACGCCAATGCTGCATCTCAAAACCTTATGGAGATCTGGCAGTTCCCAGCGACTGGCGCGGGGGAATTCGGGGGTGGGTTGGGGCTGAGGAGGATGCAGTTCGGGGATGTTTTGGGTGAGAATCGGGACGCTTCAGCCAATGATCCAATGAGTTTGGACCGGGTACCGAATCATGGCGGTGCGAGGAAGCGGCGTGATTTTGAGAACGATTCCGCCAAGGGCGTCTCCACCAGCAATGACAATGTCGCG ATTGTGCAGAATGATTGCGGCGGAAAGCGGCTCAAAAGAAGATCAGGAAGTGGGGACGAGAATCCCGATTCAAAAGCTGAAGCAGAACCCAGTTCAGGCAAGCGTGTGGAACAGAATACTCGACCACAGTCAGAGCCGCCCAAGCAAGATTATATCCACGTACGAGCGAGAAGGGGCCAAGCTACCGATAGCCACAGTCTAGCAGAAAGA GCTAGAAGGGAAAAGATAGGCGAGAGGATGACAATTCTACAGGATCTGGTCCCTGGTTGTAACAAG GTTATTGGCAAGGCACTGGTCCTTGATGAGATAATCAACTATGTCCAGTCCCTACAGCATCAGGTTGAG TTCTTGTCAATGAAGCTTGAAGTGGTGAACTCAAGAAGGAACCCCAGTATTGAAGTGTTTCCTTCTCAAAATGCAACTCCAGGCTATACGGATAGATATTCATGA
- the LOC108989780 gene encoding golgin IMH1, which translates to MGLLELSKFKLQLRSLITEVRDLRERERLATEQLHHQIQKQKQTEEEHGRKLQELQTEFAMSNEQRQKLERQVSYLQNDNTLLENKQKELKGTIQSLLQSREVFINAYEESTYELKRSVECRDRKLTVLSEKIKSHLLLFDSIEKEAFSIKQVINDVQCLVNEKEEVVAALKSKMDKVLAFEKVFVEKISDLQNKHKNDKDELRRKDRIISELDAHLEAARTSNNHQNQIQELQKTLSAKDVVIQNLISEKEALHIELRTVSIILQKIQDVVTNMHEEDKREFSLILKCQEGCDTVMKTEDNGTEDLPQSKIEKFPDKVSDTGKENTASLLSEEYQKVGGPLQDQNTNGSCMSESTCSELQLAASIRSVSFDDGKDNCTSSVHHSDSESSTTQAETSGDPGAQV; encoded by the exons ATGGGGTTGCTCGAATTGTCTAAATTCAAGCTCCAGCTCCGATCCCTAATCACCGAAGTGCGAGACCTCAGA GAAAGGGAACGCTTAGCAACCgaacaactccatcatcaaattcag AAGCAAAAGCAAACTGAGGAGGAACACGGCAGAAAGTTACAGGAACTACAAACAGAGTTTGCTATGTCCAATGAACAGCGGCAAAAACTTGAAAGGCAG GTGAGTTACCTTCAAAATGACAATACTTTACTCGAGAACAAGCAGAAAGAATTGAAGGGAACCATACAGAGCTTGCTTCAATCGAGGGAAGTTTTCATCAATGCTTATGAG GAATCTACTTATGAACTGAAACGCTCAGTTGAATGCAGAGATAGAAAGCTCACTGTCCTATCTGAGAAGATAAagtctcatttattattatttgattcaatAGAAAAGGAGGCATTTTCTATCAAGCAAGTCATCAATGATGTGCAATGCCTAGTGAATGAAAAAGAGGAAGTAG TTGCTGCCTTAAAGAGCAAAATGGATAAGGTGCTtgcatttgaaaaagtttttgtTG AGAAGATCTCTGACCTtcaaaataaacataagaatGACAAGGACGAGTTACGAAGAAAGGATAGAATCATTTCAGAGCTAGACGCACACCTTGAGGCAGCAAGAACTAGCAACAACcatcaaaatcaaatacaagAG CTTCAGAAAACCCTATCAGCAAAGGATGTTGTCATACAGAATTTAATTTCGGAAAAAGAG GCACTGCACATTGAACTGCGGACTGTAAGCATTATCTTACAAAAGATTCAGGATGTTGTTACAAATATGCATGAAGAG GATAAAAGGGAATTTTCATTGATACTCAAATGCCAAGAAGGATGTGACACTGTTATGAAGACGGAAGATAATGG GACTGAAGATTTGCCTCAAAGTAAGATAGAAAAATTTCCAGATAAGGTCTCTGATACTGGCAAGGAAAATACAG CTTCACTTCTATCTGAGGAGTACCAAAAAGTTGGCGGTCCCTTACAGGATCAAAATACCAATGGCTCCTGTATGTCAGAG TCAACTTGTTCAGAGCTTCAATTAGCAGCCAGCATTCGGAGTGTCTCTTTTGATGATGGCAAG gatAACTGCACAAGCTCAGTACACCACTCAGATTCGGAGTCCTCAACAACCCAAGCAGAAACCTCAGGAGATCCGG GAGCACAAGTATGA